In Streptomyces sp. ML-6, the genomic stretch CGAATTCCACCACTTCGAGCGGCTGACGGAGCGGCTGACCGCGATCGAGGTGGAGCCGACCGGCGCGATGGAGCCGTTCGCCAAGGCGCTCGACGACTTCCACCGCCAGACCGCGCCCTCGGACTGGCTGGAGGGGCTGGTCAAGGCGTACGTGGGCGACTCCATCGCCAGCGACTTCTACCGCGAGGTCGCCGTCCGGCTCGACTCGGACACCCGCTCCCTGGTCCTCGCCGTGCTCGACGACACCGGACACGGCAACTTCGCCGTCGAGAAGGTGCGCGCCGCGATCGAGGCCGACCCGCGCGTCGGGGGCCGGCTCGCGCTGTGGGCGCGCCGGCTGATGGGCGAGGCGCTCTCCCAGGCCCAGCGGGTGGTGGCCGACCGCGACGCGCTGTCGACGATGCTCGTCGGCGGTGTGGCGGACGGCTTCGACCTGGCGGAGGTGGGCCGGATGTTCTCCCGGATCACCGAGGCGCACACCAAGCGGATGGCCGCGCTGGGGCTCGCCGCGTAGCCACGGGACAGGGCGGTCACCGGGGCCGCGCCCGCGGCCCCGGTCCCGCTTCCCCGCCGGCCCCGGAACGCCCGGGCTCCCGCCCCGGGGCGGGAGCCCGGGCGCGGGACGGCACCGCTCAGGCCGCCGCCGACCGGCTCAGACCGTGATTGCGGGGACGGACCAGCAGCGAGAGCGTCACCGCGCCGATCAGCACCGCGCCGATCAGCGTGGCCACACCGTGACCCGGGCCC encodes the following:
- a CDS encoding ferritin-like fold-containing protein — protein: METPDNATETPEPTGIAAQDWATASAEPQYRAAVVDLLGALAYGELAAFERLAEDAKLAPTLADKAELAKMASAEFHHFERLTERLTAIEVEPTGAMEPFAKALDDFHRQTAPSDWLEGLVKAYVGDSIASDFYREVAVRLDSDTRSLVLAVLDDTGHGNFAVEKVRAAIEADPRVGGRLALWARRLMGEALSQAQRVVADRDALSTMLVGGVADGFDLAEVGRMFSRITEAHTKRMAALGLAA